Proteins encoded within one genomic window of Bremerella alba:
- a CDS encoding sulfatase-like hydrolase/transferase, translating into MRILSAIVLSCVAFVGSVLGVDQRPNIVWLSCEDISPHIGSFGDPHAITPNSDQLASEGVRYTNTFTTAGVCAPCRSGIITGMYQTSLGTQHMRCTATLPKEIKPFPVYLRDAGYYCTNNSKQDYQFRTPKGTWDESSGKAHWRNRPDKSQPFFSVFNFTGCHESGIASTGKYKQVTKGLTEDERQDPEKLELPPYYPDTSVVREDWKRNYELITAMDHWAGNLIQQLKDDGLYEDTIIMAWSDHGIGLPRAKRWLYDSGTHIHMVVRTPEKFRDAGQASPGEKNDQLVSSIDFGPTVLKLAGVKIPDYVQGQPFLGGEVSPREYVYGARDRMDERYDIIRMVRDKRFKYIRNYEPLKTYYQYMNTPEKGATMSELRRLHEQGQLSAEAEYYFSATKPVEELYDCQADPHEVNNLAADPKFADTLKQMRAAHRQWVLETRDTGLIPEPILVNRAKQVGSEYAVLRQADGDQYNQRLSTAATQASEGASALPDLIQAMKDEDDAVRYWAATGIGNIGEPARDDAAGIVQAALTDEASAVRTAAARAMCRMGLPEDALPVLVKELTTGQQWERLQAAIVLDEIDDQARPVIQEMKQGLEYQKGFNSDGKYRVRVTNRALNELQGTDNKIP; encoded by the coding sequence GTGAGAATCTTATCTGCGATTGTCTTATCGTGTGTTGCTTTCGTCGGTTCGGTTTTGGGCGTCGATCAACGCCCGAACATCGTCTGGCTTTCGTGTGAAGACATTAGCCCACACATTGGCAGTTTTGGTGATCCACACGCGATTACGCCCAATAGCGATCAGCTGGCTAGCGAAGGTGTGCGTTACACCAACACGTTCACGACCGCAGGCGTATGTGCTCCGTGCCGTAGTGGCATTATCACCGGCATGTACCAAACATCGCTAGGCACACAGCATATGCGCTGCACGGCGACGCTGCCGAAGGAGATCAAGCCGTTTCCGGTTTACTTGCGTGACGCAGGTTACTACTGCACAAACAACTCGAAGCAGGATTATCAATTTCGCACGCCCAAGGGAACGTGGGACGAGTCTTCCGGCAAAGCCCATTGGCGCAATCGGCCAGATAAATCGCAGCCGTTCTTTTCAGTGTTTAACTTCACCGGTTGCCACGAGTCGGGCATTGCTTCGACTGGTAAGTACAAGCAGGTCACCAAGGGTCTGACAGAAGACGAACGCCAAGACCCCGAAAAGTTGGAGTTGCCCCCCTACTACCCCGACACTTCGGTTGTGCGGGAGGACTGGAAACGCAACTACGAACTGATCACGGCCATGGACCACTGGGCCGGCAATTTGATTCAGCAACTCAAAGACGATGGTTTGTACGAAGACACGATCATCATGGCTTGGTCTGATCACGGCATCGGTCTGCCCCGAGCGAAACGTTGGCTGTACGATTCAGGGACGCACATTCATATGGTGGTTCGTACTCCTGAAAAGTTTCGCGATGCTGGTCAGGCATCGCCCGGAGAAAAGAACGATCAATTGGTGAGTTCCATCGATTTCGGTCCGACCGTGCTGAAGCTGGCCGGCGTCAAGATTCCTGACTACGTGCAAGGGCAGCCATTTCTAGGTGGGGAGGTCTCGCCACGTGAGTACGTTTATGGTGCGCGTGATCGGATGGACGAGCGGTACGACATCATTCGTATGGTGCGTGACAAGCGTTTCAAATACATCCGCAATTACGAGCCCCTCAAGACGTACTATCAGTACATGAATACGCCGGAGAAAGGGGCAACGATGAGTGAGCTTCGGCGTCTGCATGAACAGGGCCAGCTTTCGGCGGAAGCAGAGTACTACTTCTCGGCCACGAAGCCAGTGGAAGAGCTGTACGATTGCCAGGCCGATCCTCACGAAGTGAACAATCTTGCTGCGGACCCGAAATTTGCCGATACCCTTAAGCAAATGCGAGCAGCTCATCGGCAATGGGTGCTAGAGACACGCGATACGGGGTTGATCCCCGAGCCGATCCTCGTGAATCGGGCTAAGCAAGTGGGAAGTGAGTATGCCGTCCTGCGGCAGGCTGACGGCGACCAGTACAACCAACGCTTGAGCACCGCTGCGACTCAGGCTTCCGAAGGTGCGTCGGCGCTGCCAGACTTGATTCAGGCCATGAAAGACGAAGACGATGCCGTGCGATATTGGGCGGCAACCGGGATCGGGAATATTGGCGAGCCGGCTCGCGACGATGCGGCAGGTATTGTTCAGGCAGCGCTGACCGACGAAGCTTCGGCCGTCCGAACGGCGGCTGCTAGGGCCATGTGCCGCATGGGACTGCCGGAGGATGCGTTGCCGGTGCTTGTGAAGGAATTGACCACTGGCCAACAGTGGGAACGCTTGCAGGCCGCGATCGTCCTGGACGAGATCGACGACCAGGCTCGTCCTGTGATTCAGGAGATGAAGCAGGGATTGGAGTATCAAAAGGGATTCAATTCCGACGGCAAATACCGCGTTCGCGTGACGAACCGGGCCCTGAACGAACTGCAAGGGACCGACAACAAGATTCCTTAG
- the metG gene encoding methionine--tRNA ligase produces MARRILVTSALPYANGPIHIGHLVEYIQTDIWVRFQKLLGNDCRYFCADDTHGTAIMISAQKNGVTEEEFIAKISAEHQQDFAEFGIRFDNYGSTNSEENRILCHEFWQSLHDAGLIKQKDVEQLYDPEVKIFLSDRFVRGTCPNCKAPNQPGDNCSKCGAAYTPAELIDPKSTLSDATPIMKMAKHQFVELSKLHGFLDDWSQSGKHLQDEVANYLKGQFLKDPEKEPLKDWDVSRPGPYFGFEIPGSPGDYWYVWFDAPIGYIASAWQWCKANGEELAKWWKNPETEVHHFIGKDITYFHTLFWPGMLKTAGYTLPTKVHIHGFLTVDGKKMSKSEGTFVKAATYLKHLDPAYLRYFYASKLGPRLDDLDMNLEEFADKINSDLIGKVVNLASRSAKFVEKIGLSTEYPDDGGLFEKGAAAGDDIAKAYEDCDLNKAMRLILELADAANPFIEANKPWELRKDPANAQKLQDVCTVGLNLFRQIVVYLSPVLPKLAEQTGELLNDPITSWDQAKTPLTGTAVNKFNHLMKRVEADKVKAMIDDSKEEVAADAPAENNQADETTAKFDDSAQPMVDEPMTEECTIDDFVKVDLRVARILSAEHVPEARKLLKLTLGLGGDHRKQVFAGIKAAYNPEDLVGRLVVMVANLKPRQMKFGLSEGMVCASGPGGEEVFLLSPDEGAKPGQRIH; encoded by the coding sequence ATGGCACGACGCATTTTGGTCACCTCTGCCCTGCCGTACGCGAATGGGCCGATCCATATCGGGCATCTGGTGGAATACATCCAGACCGATATCTGGGTCCGCTTTCAGAAGCTGCTGGGCAACGATTGCCGTTATTTTTGCGCCGATGATACGCACGGCACGGCAATTATGATCAGCGCCCAAAAGAACGGAGTGACCGAAGAAGAATTCATCGCCAAGATTAGCGCAGAACACCAGCAGGATTTCGCTGAATTCGGAATTCGTTTCGATAACTATGGATCTACCAATAGCGAAGAAAATCGGATCCTTTGCCATGAGTTTTGGCAGTCGCTACACGACGCTGGTTTGATTAAGCAGAAGGATGTCGAACAGCTCTACGATCCGGAAGTAAAGATCTTTCTTTCTGACCGTTTTGTTCGCGGAACGTGTCCCAACTGTAAGGCCCCGAATCAGCCTGGCGACAACTGTTCCAAGTGCGGCGCGGCATACACTCCAGCCGAACTCATCGATCCGAAGAGCACTCTTTCGGATGCGACCCCGATCATGAAGATGGCGAAGCATCAGTTCGTCGAATTAAGCAAGTTGCACGGCTTTCTCGACGATTGGTCGCAGAGCGGTAAGCATTTGCAGGACGAGGTGGCTAATTACTTGAAGGGGCAGTTCCTGAAAGATCCGGAGAAGGAACCGCTCAAGGATTGGGACGTTTCTCGTCCAGGTCCATATTTCGGATTCGAAATTCCCGGTAGCCCCGGCGATTATTGGTACGTGTGGTTTGACGCCCCGATAGGTTACATCGCATCGGCCTGGCAATGGTGTAAGGCCAACGGCGAAGAGTTGGCCAAGTGGTGGAAGAATCCCGAAACGGAAGTGCATCACTTCATCGGCAAGGACATCACCTACTTCCATACACTTTTCTGGCCAGGCATGCTCAAGACTGCTGGCTATACTCTGCCGACCAAGGTCCACATCCATGGCTTTCTGACCGTAGACGGCAAGAAGATGTCTAAGAGTGAAGGGACGTTCGTCAAAGCGGCGACGTACTTGAAGCACTTAGATCCAGCTTACCTGCGTTACTTCTACGCCTCGAAGCTGGGCCCCAGACTGGACGACCTCGATATGAACCTCGAGGAGTTCGCCGACAAAATCAATTCGGATTTAATCGGCAAGGTCGTGAACCTGGCGTCTCGGTCGGCTAAGTTTGTCGAGAAGATTGGTCTGTCGACCGAGTACCCAGACGATGGTGGCCTGTTCGAGAAGGGCGCTGCCGCGGGCGATGACATTGCCAAGGCCTATGAAGACTGCGACTTGAACAAGGCGATGCGGTTGATCTTGGAACTTGCCGACGCGGCCAATCCATTCATCGAAGCGAACAAGCCGTGGGAGCTTCGGAAGGATCCGGCCAACGCTCAGAAGTTGCAGGACGTCTGCACGGTCGGTCTCAACTTGTTCCGGCAGATTGTCGTGTACTTGTCGCCTGTTTTGCCGAAGCTGGCGGAACAGACGGGCGAGCTGTTGAACGATCCAATCACAAGCTGGGATCAGGCCAAGACGCCGCTCACCGGCACCGCCGTCAACAAATTCAATCACTTGATGAAACGTGTAGAAGCAGACAAGGTGAAAGCCATGATCGACGATAGCAAAGAAGAAGTCGCAGCGGATGCTCCGGCCGAAAACAATCAGGCCGACGAAACGACGGCAAAGTTCGACGACAGTGCCCAACCCATGGTCGACGAGCCCATGACCGAAGAGTGCACGATCGACGACTTCGTAAAAGTGGACCTTCGCGTGGCCCGCATCCTCTCGGCCGAACACGTGCCGGAAGCCCGGAAGCTGTTGAAGCTGACCCTCGGTCTGGGTGGCGATCATCGCAAACAGGTCTTCGCCGGCATCAAGGCCGCCTACAATCCAGAAGACCTGGTGGGCCGCCTGGTGGTGATGGTCGCCAACTTGAAGCCACGCCAAATGAAGTTTGGCCTCAGCGAAGGCATGGTCTGTGCGAGTGGCCCAGGCGGTGAAGAAGTCTTCCTGCTAAGCCCTGACGAAGGTGCCAAGCCAGGACAGCGGATTCACTAA
- the rlmN gene encoding 23S rRNA (adenine(2503)-C(2))-methyltransferase RlmN, giving the protein MPYWYDITAWNERFRNDSQTVHSLRKFRTRWLKQGRAFEDALSELAPNVADILRAEITPHPLTLAERLDSELDGATKLLFRTADGLMIETVILRTGTGRVSLCISSQIGCAAACRFCATGQMGIARNLSAAQILDQVVQANQILREEDRRVRNIVFMGMGEPFHNPTNVHQAVAALTSPLLFDYSQQRLLVSTVGIPDEMLRFDEHFPKVNLALSLHSADQAVRQDLIPLAKSVSLDRLQATLSQLQLSDKRQVMIEYLMLEDQTDRPGDAEKLIRFLENINAHVNLIPYNSIDGADHLRGSSQAARDHFANIVRQAGFPVTIRYSLGADIAAACGQLIQRENREIAKQMRSNPATT; this is encoded by the coding sequence ATGCCGTATTGGTACGACATCACAGCCTGGAACGAGCGATTCAGAAATGACTCGCAGACCGTCCATTCCCTCCGCAAATTTCGTACGCGGTGGCTGAAGCAGGGAAGGGCTTTCGAAGACGCTCTCTCGGAACTCGCCCCCAACGTGGCGGACATCTTACGAGCCGAGATCACCCCCCATCCTTTGACGCTGGCCGAACGCCTCGACTCAGAGCTGGACGGTGCCACGAAGCTGCTCTTTCGTACCGCCGACGGGCTGATGATCGAGACGGTCATTCTGCGCACCGGTACCGGCCGGGTTTCGCTGTGTATCTCTTCTCAAATCGGCTGTGCGGCCGCATGTCGCTTTTGCGCGACAGGGCAAATGGGAATTGCCCGGAATCTCTCGGCTGCCCAAATTCTCGACCAGGTGGTTCAAGCCAATCAAATTCTGCGCGAGGAAGATCGCCGGGTTCGCAATATCGTCTTCATGGGCATGGGCGAGCCTTTCCATAACCCAACCAACGTTCATCAGGCCGTGGCAGCGCTCACTTCCCCCCTATTGTTCGACTATTCGCAGCAGCGGCTGCTCGTCTCCACGGTCGGCATTCCCGACGAAATGTTGCGGTTCGACGAGCATTTCCCGAAAGTCAACTTGGCGTTGAGCCTGCACAGCGCAGATCAAGCCGTTCGCCAAGACTTGATACCTCTGGCAAAAAGTGTCTCGTTAGATCGATTGCAGGCGACACTTTCGCAGCTTCAATTGTCAGACAAACGGCAGGTCATGATTGAGTACCTGATGCTTGAGGACCAAACCGATCGCCCAGGCGATGCGGAAAAACTGATCCGTTTCCTGGAAAACATCAACGCACACGTCAACTTGATCCCGTACAATTCGATCGACGGCGCCGACCACCTGCGGGGTAGCAGTCAGGCCGCGCGTGATCACTTCGCAAACATTGTCCGACAGGCCGGTTTTCCCGTCACCATACGCTACTCGCTGGGTGCCGATATTGCTGCCGCTTGCGGTCAACTGATTCAGCGCGAGAACCGAGAAATCGCCAAACAAATGCGATCCAATCCAGCCACCACCTGA
- a CDS encoding ABC transporter ATP-binding protein yields the protein MTKTLLKVDNLRTYFHGEEIVKAVDGISFQLDEGETLGIVGESGSGKSVTSLSIMQLLARSAKIEDGTISFLGTDLVRLPDPAMRKIRGKDISMIFQEPMTSLNPVFTVGSQVMEAIRLHQDLSKKEARERTIQLFEEVGIPDPHKRVDYYPHQMSGGQKQRVMIAMALSCNPKLLIADEPTTALDVTIQAQILDILRQLRDSRGMSILFITHDLGVIAEIADHVLVMYRGNIVENGNIHQIFENPQHPYTKGLLACRPRLDTKFRRLPTVSDFMESKTTDSGIEIVEKEMPQAKFDQLIVEGRGRLLHPKQSLKEMGHPWEDGVYTPDTQCVADDEQPLLSVRDLRVHFPIRKGIFSRVSGHVKAVDGIDFDVYRGQTLGLVGESGCGKTTTGRAILRLIEPTDGLVEFEGMNVRGLNGSALREMRKRIQIIFQDPYGSLNPRMTVEAAICEPMVIQKIGKTQKEQRERAAQLMQEVGMNPDHLRRYPHEFSGGQRQRICIARAIAVEPEFLVCDESVSALDVSVQAQVLNLLKDLQEKRGLTYIFISHDLSVVKFMADMMAVMNEGKIVEFGPAEAIYADPQEEYTRKLINATPRDDLAHIAQRQAERQEAKAARLKSVAAV from the coding sequence ATGACTAAAACCCTGCTCAAAGTCGACAATCTGCGGACCTACTTCCATGGCGAGGAAATCGTCAAGGCCGTCGATGGAATCTCCTTCCAGCTCGACGAGGGGGAAACGCTGGGTATCGTCGGCGAATCAGGTTCCGGCAAGTCGGTCACGTCGCTGTCGATCATGCAGCTGCTCGCACGTAGTGCCAAGATCGAGGACGGTACGATCTCGTTCCTGGGAACCGATTTGGTTCGCCTACCTGATCCGGCGATGCGGAAGATTCGCGGCAAAGATATCAGCATGATCTTCCAGGAACCAATGACGTCGCTGAACCCTGTGTTCACCGTCGGCTCGCAGGTCATGGAAGCAATTCGCCTGCACCAAGATCTCAGCAAAAAAGAAGCCCGCGAGAGAACGATTCAACTGTTTGAAGAAGTGGGTATCCCCGATCCCCACAAGCGAGTCGACTATTACCCGCATCAGATGTCTGGCGGCCAGAAGCAGCGTGTCATGATTGCGATGGCCCTTAGCTGCAATCCTAAGTTGCTCATCGCCGACGAGCCAACGACCGCTCTCGACGTGACCATCCAGGCCCAAATCCTCGACATCCTGCGCCAGCTGCGAGATAGCCGTGGGATGTCTATCCTGTTCATCACGCACGACCTGGGCGTGATTGCGGAAATTGCCGACCACGTGCTGGTCATGTACCGCGGAAACATTGTCGAGAACGGTAACATCCACCAGATCTTCGAGAACCCCCAGCACCCCTACACCAAGGGTCTGCTGGCCTGTCGTCCGCGACTCGATACGAAGTTTCGTCGCCTACCGACCGTCAGCGACTTCATGGAATCGAAGACGACCGATTCCGGGATCGAGATCGTCGAGAAAGAGATGCCGCAGGCTAAATTCGACCAACTGATAGTCGAAGGCCGTGGGCGACTTCTGCACCCCAAGCAGTCTTTAAAAGAAATGGGTCACCCTTGGGAAGACGGTGTTTACACGCCCGACACCCAGTGCGTCGCCGACGACGAGCAACCGCTGCTTTCAGTCCGTGATCTAAGGGTTCACTTTCCGATCCGAAAAGGCATTTTCTCGCGCGTCAGTGGCCACGTGAAAGCGGTCGACGGGATCGACTTCGATGTCTATCGCGGGCAGACCCTCGGTCTGGTCGGCGAGTCAGGCTGCGGGAAGACAACCACCGGCAGGGCCATTCTTCGCCTGATTGAACCGACCGACGGCTTGGTCGAGTTTGAAGGGATGAATGTCCGTGGCCTGAACGGCAGTGCCCTTCGCGAGATGCGGAAGAGGATCCAGATCATCTTCCAAGATCCCTATGGCAGCTTGAATCCTCGCATGACCGTTGAGGCGGCCATCTGCGAACCGATGGTCATCCAGAAAATCGGTAAGACGCAGAAAGAGCAGCGTGAACGCGCTGCTCAGCTCATGCAAGAGGTGGGCATGAACCCAGACCACCTGCGACGCTACCCACACGAATTCTCAGGCGGCCAGCGACAGCGTATTTGCATCGCACGCGCGATCGCGGTCGAGCCAGAGTTCCTCGTCTGTGACGAGTCGGTCTCGGCACTCGATGTGTCGGTTCAAGCCCAGGTGCTCAATCTATTGAAAGACCTGCAAGAGAAACGGGGCCTGACATACATCTTTATCAGCCACGATCTGAGCGTGGTCAAGTTCATGGCTGACATGATGGCCGTGATGAACGAAGGAAAGATCGTCGAGTTCGGCCCGGCAGAAGCGATCTACGCTGATCCGCAAGAGGAATATACCCGCAAGCTGATCAACGCCACGCCACGCGATGATCTAGCACACATCGCCCAACGACAAGCCGAGCGGCAAGAGGCGAAAGCGGCACGGCTTAAGTCGGTCGCGGCGGTCTAG
- a CDS encoding ABC transporter permease, translating into MSAVPELAEQPVKPIKPATSQGFWATAWRYYRCRPMAMLGLYFVGILAVVAIFSPAIAGTRPIMCSYKGHIYFPCMGYFYAPWENAIFTTGDHFEKRYEPNLKAKDPDSWAIWPLVRQDPIERVRDDWFEGQPGNPDKADGKPSWQNLMGTDSNGVDVFAQLVHGTRVALLVGFVSMGIAGAIGITVGACAGYFGGWIDFVLSRFIEIILCVPTLILVIALLAIAEHPSIWQVVAVIGLTGWTGIARLTRAEFLKIKQIEYVAAAKAMGAGPMRIMFIHILRNALAPILVPISFGIAAAIFTESALSFLGIGADTLTPTWGRVLHEGQNNIRSMWWLIFFPGLAIFTTVLAYNLIGEGIQEATDPRTRDA; encoded by the coding sequence ATGAGTGCCGTACCTGAACTCGCTGAACAACCCGTCAAGCCAATTAAGCCCGCGACCTCGCAAGGGTTCTGGGCCACTGCCTGGCGATATTATCGTTGTCGGCCAATGGCTATGCTGGGGCTCTACTTCGTTGGAATTCTGGCCGTGGTTGCCATCTTCTCTCCCGCGATTGCCGGCACCAGGCCAATCATGTGTTCCTACAAAGGACACATTTACTTCCCATGCATGGGTTACTTTTACGCCCCCTGGGAAAACGCCATCTTCACAACCGGCGATCACTTCGAGAAACGGTACGAACCTAACCTCAAAGCCAAGGACCCCGATAGCTGGGCCATCTGGCCGCTTGTTCGCCAAGACCCCATCGAACGTGTCCGCGACGACTGGTTCGAAGGGCAGCCCGGCAACCCAGATAAAGCCGATGGCAAACCGAGTTGGCAAAACCTGATGGGGACCGACTCGAACGGCGTCGATGTGTTCGCTCAGCTTGTGCATGGAACCCGAGTGGCTCTGCTGGTTGGGTTCGTCTCGATGGGTATCGCCGGAGCCATTGGAATTACGGTCGGGGCGTGCGCTGGCTACTTTGGCGGGTGGATCGACTTTGTCCTTTCTCGGTTCATCGAGATCATCCTGTGCGTTCCCACGTTAATCCTGGTGATCGCCCTGTTAGCAATCGCCGAACACCCCAGCATTTGGCAGGTGGTCGCCGTGATTGGCCTCACCGGGTGGACGGGCATCGCACGATTAACTCGGGCCGAGTTCCTCAAGATCAAACAGATCGAGTACGTCGCTGCGGCGAAAGCGATGGGAGCCGGGCCCATGCGAATCATGTTCATTCATATCCTTCGAAACGCCTTGGCACCGATTCTCGTACCGATCAGCTTTGGTATCGCCGCCGCCATTTTCACCGAGAGCGCGCTGAGCTTCCTGGGCATTGGTGCCGACACGCTGACTCCTACTTGGGGCCGAGTGCTGCACGAAGGACAAAACAACATCCGCTCGATGTGGTGGCTGATCTTCTTTCCTGGACTGGCCATTTTCACCACCGTGCTGGCCTACAATTTGATCGGTGAAGGCATCCAGGAAGCCACCGATCCCCGAACCCGCGACGCTTAA
- a CDS encoding TIM barrel protein, translated as MHAMNRRQMLQASLGTAAAVGLGSSLVAQDASPSRWKLITFTKFLQPLSFDEMAQSVAEVGFDGIEAPIRNGGHIEPKNVGEELPKFVEAFKKQGLTIDILTSSINSIDSPNAEETLKVAKELGIPRYRMSYYRYDLKKPVAPQLREAGAKLKDLAAMNEEIGIQAVYQNHSGSHYVGSPVWDIMHLVRQYDPKFVSMAFDIGHARVEGNTSWPIQWNLVQSHLGAVYIKDFQGNDGRPAWCSVSEGQLPGEFWKLLKASEYNGPISLHVEYLRGDEAKQVSNHLAAMKRDLDWLKQKLAS; from the coding sequence ATGCATGCAATGAACCGACGACAGATGCTTCAAGCTTCGCTAGGAACGGCCGCGGCGGTGGGCCTGGGAAGTTCGCTGGTGGCACAAGATGCTTCCCCTAGCCGCTGGAAGCTGATCACGTTCACCAAGTTTCTGCAGCCATTGAGCTTCGACGAGATGGCCCAGAGCGTGGCCGAGGTCGGCTTCGACGGCATCGAGGCGCCCATCCGCAACGGTGGGCATATCGAACCGAAGAACGTTGGCGAGGAACTGCCGAAGTTCGTCGAAGCGTTCAAGAAGCAGGGACTGACGATCGACATTCTGACCTCGAGCATCAACAGTATCGATTCGCCCAACGCGGAAGAAACGTTGAAGGTAGCCAAGGAGTTGGGTATTCCTCGGTACCGCATGTCGTACTATCGCTACGACTTGAAGAAGCCGGTTGCGCCTCAACTGCGTGAAGCCGGAGCCAAGCTGAAAGACCTGGCAGCGATGAACGAGGAGATCGGCATTCAGGCCGTCTACCAGAACCACTCCGGCAGCCACTACGTGGGCTCTCCGGTGTGGGACATCATGCATCTTGTTCGGCAGTACGACCCCAAGTTTGTTTCGATGGCCTTCGACATCGGCCATGCCAGGGTGGAAGGAAACACGTCGTGGCCCATTCAATGGAATCTGGTTCAGTCGCATCTCGGTGCGGTCTACATTAAGGACTTCCAAGGCAATGATGGCCGCCCCGCGTGGTGCTCGGTGAGCGAAGGCCAACTGCCAGGCGAGTTCTGGAAGTTGCTCAAAGCAAGCGAGTACAACGGGCCGATCTCGCTGCATGTCGAGTATCTGCGAGGTGACGAGGCCAAGCAGGTATCTAATCATCTGGCAGCCATGAAGCGAGACTTGGACTGGCTCAAGCAAAAGCTGGCTTCGTAG
- a CDS encoding sulfatase family protein, with product MMTLFKRFLSSSLATWIALTFLSMQGELYAKDGRPPNVIVILCDNLGYGDVGCFGSKLHRTPHLDRMAAEGMKFTDLYAASGVCTPSRAALLTGCYPARVNMHKSETGGAVLQPVSSKGLAASEITIAELLKPKGYATTIIGKWHLGDQLPFLPTRQGFDSYYGIPYSDDMTPRPGKPWPDLPLMRDEEVIEAPVDLNAATRLYTQEAIRFITENRDRPFFVYLPQAMPGSTRAPYASEAFQGKSKNGPWGDSVEELDWSTGQILKTLDLLELDEQTLVIWTSDNGAPRRNPVQGSNEPLKGWGYTTAEGGMRVPTIVWWPGTVPGGTHCAEVASLMDLYPTIARLAGAELPPDRVIDGKDILPLLQGESGAKSPHQAFYYYMFDQLQAVRSGQWKLYLPLRNPKGGWQQQKEAFAQPRLFNLKEDLQEASNVAEENPEVVQRMMRLAAKIQEDLGDDENPGPGRRHAGHFPQPTARNLPQ from the coding sequence ATGATGACATTGTTTAAACGATTTCTAAGTAGCTCTTTGGCCACGTGGATCGCCCTGACGTTCTTGAGCATGCAAGGTGAGCTTTATGCGAAAGATGGGCGGCCACCCAATGTGATCGTCATTTTGTGCGACAACTTGGGTTATGGTGACGTTGGTTGTTTTGGGTCGAAGTTGCATCGCACGCCGCATCTTGATCGGATGGCCGCCGAGGGAATGAAATTCACAGACCTCTACGCCGCAAGTGGTGTCTGTACGCCATCTCGAGCGGCGCTTTTAACCGGCTGTTATCCAGCGCGGGTCAACATGCACAAAAGCGAGACAGGCGGGGCCGTTTTGCAGCCTGTTTCGTCCAAGGGGTTGGCTGCCAGCGAAATCACGATTGCCGAACTGCTAAAGCCAAAAGGCTACGCGACCACGATTATTGGCAAGTGGCATCTGGGAGATCAGCTGCCTTTTTTGCCGACGAGGCAAGGCTTCGATTCTTATTATGGAATTCCCTACAGCGATGACATGACGCCACGCCCAGGCAAGCCGTGGCCCGATCTTCCACTCATGCGAGACGAAGAGGTCATCGAAGCCCCGGTCGATTTGAACGCGGCTACGCGGTTGTATACCCAGGAAGCCATTCGCTTTATTACGGAGAACCGCGACCGGCCTTTCTTTGTTTACCTACCCCAGGCCATGCCTGGCAGTACCCGGGCCCCGTATGCGAGCGAGGCCTTTCAGGGGAAGAGTAAGAACGGACCGTGGGGAGATTCGGTTGAGGAGTTGGATTGGTCTACGGGACAGATATTGAAGACGCTCGATCTACTTGAGCTTGACGAGCAGACGCTGGTTATCTGGACGAGTGACAATGGTGCTCCGCGGCGCAATCCTGTTCAAGGATCGAACGAGCCGCTGAAGGGATGGGGATACACAACTGCGGAAGGAGGCATGCGGGTTCCTACGATCGTGTGGTGGCCAGGGACCGTGCCAGGCGGAACGCATTGCGCGGAGGTTGCCTCGCTCATGGATCTTTATCCCACGATCGCCCGTCTAGCCGGAGCCGAATTGCCGCCGGACCGTGTGATCGATGGGAAAGACATTCTGCCGCTGCTTCAAGGGGAATCAGGAGCGAAGTCGCCCCACCAGGCGTTCTACTACTACATGTTCGATCAGCTTCAGGCCGTACGCAGTGGCCAATGGAAACTGTATCTCCCGCTTCGAAATCCAAAGGGTGGCTGGCAACAGCAGAAGGAAGCGTTTGCCCAACCGAGGCTCTTTAATCTGAAAGAGGATTTGCAGGAGGCCAGTAACGTGGCCGAGGAGAATCCCGAGGTTGTTCAGCGAATGATGCGTCTAGCCGCGAAGATCCAAGAGGATCTAGGCGACGACGAGAACCCGGGGCCAGGCCGCCGCCACGCCGGCCATTTCCCGCAGCCAACGGCCCGTAATTTGCCGCAGTAG
- a CDS encoding DUF202 domain-containing protein, whose translation MNVNTYHHWKFTLVGGGIAALGLFLLSTTYLNPESASVMSSAGIITLVLGMAVFAYGLWTYLRHQPGKQ comes from the coding sequence ATGAACGTCAACACCTATCACCACTGGAAGTTCACTCTGGTTGGCGGCGGGATTGCAGCCTTGGGGCTCTTCTTGCTGTCGACGACCTACCTGAACCCGGAGTCGGCGTCGGTGATGTCGTCTGCCGGAATTATCACGTTGGTTCTCGGCATGGCCGTGTTTGCGTATGGCCTTTGGACCTATCTGCGACACCAGCCAGGAAAGCAATAG